The following nucleotide sequence is from Mangifera indica cultivar Alphonso chromosome 1, CATAS_Mindica_2.1, whole genome shotgun sequence.
gtacataaaaaaaaaaaaagttattttaattaggtttaaagtcttattcccatccaagatatagtgaaatccTAAATTTATACCcattaacttttcaaaaaccaaacacccacctatcacccaacttttttaaaaattttttattagtattaagagtaaaatcatcattttattagaaatattaaaaaaattataattttatctcatttgccccctaatttttgaaaactaataatttcatcccaacctcaactttttcaattttgaaaaacgacattttctctcaaaatccgtagtttttttttttccctcttcgATGACCATCTAAAGATGAGACAAGGAGACGTCTCTTCCTGGACAAAGATGAAGACTTCTCTTTGTCTTATTTTTAAATGGTCTCCGTGGTCAAATGGTTATTGGAGAGAGTAGAAAGAAACTTTAGGGATTTGGGGGGGCAAGGGGAAAagtcttttttcaaaattggaaaaattgaaactagggtgaaattgtcagttttcaaaCCTTGAGGGGGGAATgaggtaaaattatattttttaatatttctggTAAAATAATGGTTTACCATTagctctaacaaaaaattttaatagaagttgaatAACGgatagatgtttgagtttttaaaagataacgagtatgagtttgagatttcacgataccttgggtgggaataagtcttttggccttttaattaaCAGCCCTGTATGAACTCACCAGGTGAGTTCTATGCACTGCATACTACAATTGAATGGGAACCATGGCCATAGACAATCTTAACGTACGAGTTTCAATATACCAGATACTACTGCAATTGtcataaaaactttttattttcacaaataaaaatgatgtcatatacaaatataactTAATACAATTATGTTTCTTGGCTCTACTAGGAGATGTTTTCAGAATCTgtatttagatataaaaattcAACAGAGCCAGCATCATGAAAAAAGAACTCAAATGTAATAATCTTCAAATGATTGTTTAGTAAGAAAATTTACACGCCATAACTTTCAAGAAAcataaacaagagaaaaatcTAAAAGACAGAGAGAGATGTAGAGTTAATTTCCTTTAAAATACAGGGAAAAATTACACGAGGAAAGATCTACAAACAATCTTAAGTACAACTAGAAGAAATTGTTATACTGGCTTGTAAGAGAATCCTTGAGATTTGAATAAAGGCCATAGAGTGAGTATTGTCCAAGGTTATTTACTTCATACCACGAGTTGAGAACTGAGAAGTGTTTATCCGTGCCAGAAAACGCCAACTGTATTCCAAGGCTGCAATCTACAGAACCTCCACGGTTCTTGCAGCTCGAAGTTCTGATGGCACAATCAACATTGTTGAGGCAGACAAAGTTAGATTGTCCTGCACATTTAGCACAGCCATCCCTTTTCCAATACAAGTTCTGTAGCCTACCCTTCTTAAACTCAAGCACCTGCAATTAACAATCAATTGTTAAAGATCTTTACATAACCTAAAGTTGAGGAGATCCAAAAGAGTCTGGATTCTTTATTACCAGGGTAAAGCTGGTTACGGTGTATGTAGTGTTTGCAACAAAGGCAGAGGGGGACCTAGCAGCATATTTGCGACCAGCAAATGCAACCATATACCCACCGTAAGTATCCTGCAAGGCATAGTTACTATGAGATGACAAGTTATTAGACAAAAAGAAGAAACGCCTTTTTAAGAAGTTGTCCAAGAAATGCCAAAGAAGGTTGATATTCCTTTCAAGTGAATTGCTTTGCAAGGATTAGAACCTAAATTGTTAAACACAGAATTATGTTTACACAACCATCTTCAGTCTTTTCAGAAGATAGCATGATGCCTAACTTTTGTGGCTAGTATACATCAAGTATTAGCATCAATAACACTGCAAGGGCATGGTTCATCCCATGCTTACCAAAATTTACATACAAAAATTTATACTCAACTGCAGCCGCTATAACATAGAAACTGGTTCATTCAACAATAGCATAGGTATTATACAGAAATTAACGGTCATTCTACGATAAAATCGGTATTGATAATAAGCACAGAGTTGTACAATGTATAAGTCTTACCCTCCTGTTTTCAAGTTGCACATTTCACATCACAATATAGGTAAAAAAGTTTTGCAAGTTTCCCATTTTTCCAGCATTAACATGAAAACCTTCACAGCAATAACTAATCAACATCACCAGCAATTTCGAATTGAAACCAATTCTTAAGACTAAAGCTTAAGCTAATCAAACTCTTAAACGATGAAAGAcaaatcattcaattaattACCACATAAACTAAGGATAACCttacaagaaaaagaatattaatcCAGCAAAAGTTCTTAAAACTTGAAACGTTAtagaacaaataaattaaaacttaccaACACCTTCACAATGAAACCAATTCTTAAGCATAAGTTCATCCACTTTCCAAGCTATATATGACTATCCATCCaaataattaccaaaaaaaaagtagaaaacaCACTAAGCCATTAGCTTAATGACagcaaaaaaaatctaaattaattaaaacccaTATAAACAAACGCGAAATTAATCTAATAAAAGTTCTTAAAATCGCATAGAAGCCAATTCTGAAGCACTAGTTCATAGAATTCTCAAATTATGAAAGACTAATTACCCAATCAATAACCATAAATCATATCCAAAAGCCCAGCTAGCTGCTAGCTGAAAAAGTGCAACAAAAACCTAATAAACCTAAAAACCAGAAGCATAATTAATCCAGACAAAAGCTTCTACTTCTaattaaaccataaaaaaagaTTCTAATCATTCAATTAGTAACCACAAAACAATCACAAAACCTTCAAAGCAATTAGGTTCAGAACGGCGacaaaaacctaaattaacaaaaacccACATAAGCAAACTCAAACTAACACAACGAAACTTTCAAATTCTAACTAATCTAACAGTAACTGTAGCTAAAGGATATTTGTAcagaaaggaaagaaagtaaCCGGATAGAACGAAGAAGTATTGATAGTGAGGAGAGAGATCTCGTCAACTTTGGGTCTGAAAACGGCGATCTGCGAGTTTGCGGAGGAGAGAGAGAGTCTACGGTCGCAGGGAGACAACTGAAGGGAGTTGTTGTAAATGAAACTTGTTCTCTGAGCGAAGGCGATACCGAAACTGAAGCCGTCGTCGATCTGAACCGTGGTGTCGGCGCATGGAGAGTAAACGTTGTTGGTATCGCCGGATTCAACAAGGAAAGATGAAGTTGtcagaagaagaaggaagagaatCGTCTCCGTCGTCATTGTTGTCACCGTCGTTATTATTGTAAAAAGTTGAAGCTTTAAGTTGGTCAAGTTGCGttagttttgtttttcactGTGTGAAAGCAAGCTGctggaaaaattatttgaaaggaGTAAAttccatttcccacccaaggtttagatCAACTTTCCACCCCTAGTtagcataaataacattttaaccctGACAAACCTAATAATGTATTGCAAGACCGTATCTTTACTTCAACCCAAATACATtctcaattaaaaatttcaccGATACTTCCTCTCACGCATCTCTTtctatatttcattttataGTTGACTTTTTAAGCCTTGACATCCCCAAATAAAACTTTCTTCTAAATCAATTTCAATGGCTGGCCAAACCATTCTTCTGTTTTTGTTTCCTTCAATTACATTTCACATTGTTATCATCATTTACAGAGATCATGAGCAACACCACAAATGACTCATCTGGATTCTTAGCTTCAAACGATATAGGAGGGTTTGGTTATGGCATCGGGGTTTCAGTCGGAATTCTTCTACTCATCACAACAATCACTTTAGCTTCCTATTTTTGCACCAGGGCTCAGCAACAAGGGGGGCAGCAGCAGCCGCCGCCGCAGCAGGGGCAGGATCATGACCCTCCAAATTTAGTCATCGATGTAGGCCTCGATGAGGCCACCATCAAGAGTTACCCGAAGTTGCTTTATTCCGAAGCCAAGCTTCAGAAAAATGACTCCACCGCCATGTGTTGCTCTATATGTTTAGCAGATTACAAAAACTCCGATATGCTTAGGCTTCTGCCGGACTGCAACCATCTATTTCATGTCAAATGCGTCGATCCATGGCTGAGATTGCACCCAAGTTGCCCCGTCTGTCGAACGTCTCCACTGCCAACGCCGCAATCCACGCCTCTAGCTGAAGTTGCTCCGTTGGCAGCAAGCAGGCGAAATTAGTTGATAATTATTTCATCTGAGTAAACAGATCGTTGTAACTTGGAAATTTTTTCGTTTTTCCTTTTCATGTAGAATTAATGATATTTAGCAGGAAATTGATCATGGCCTCTTATGCAAAACGTCTCAAAATCTTAGAGCAATCCACATATTCCAATTCAATGCATTTAAGCTTATAGTTGATTTGATAACCGCGAAGATTGATACGAATTTGGGAG
It contains:
- the LOC123194073 gene encoding RING-H2 finger protein ATL70 codes for the protein MSNTTNDSSGFLASNDIGGFGYGIGVSVGILLLITTITLASYFCTRAQQQGGQQQPPPQQGQDHDPPNLVIDVGLDEATIKSYPKLLYSEAKLQKNDSTAMCCSICLADYKNSDMLRLLPDCNHLFHVKCVDPWLRLHPSCPVCRTSPLPTPQSTPLAEVAPLAASRRN
- the LOC123194066 gene encoding uncharacterized protein LOC123194066 — protein: MTTETILFLLLLTTSSFLVESGDTNNVYSPCADTTVQIDDGFSFGIAFAQRTSFIYNNSLQLSPCDRRLSLSSANSQIAVFRPKVDEISLLTINTSSFYPDTYGGYMVAFAGRKYAARSPSAFVANTTYTVTSFTLVLEFKKGRLQNLYWKRDGCAKCAGQSNFVCLNNVDCAIRTSSCKNRGGSVDCSLGIQLAFSGTDKHFSVLNSWYEVNNLGQYSLYGLYSNLKDSLTSQYNNFF